A section of the Phoenix dactylifera cultivar Barhee BC4 unplaced genomic scaffold, palm_55x_up_171113_PBpolish2nd_filt_p 000357F, whole genome shotgun sequence genome encodes:
- the LOC113461592 gene encoding cytochrome c1 1, heme protein, mitochondrial-like isoform X2 has protein sequence MAAGRAIHQLLRKRPQFQSTALFLLRSYVCKQDQESVGSTAVKSLRALAFLGAGVSGILSLATLASADEAEHGLPCPIYPWPHKGILSSYDHASIRRGHQVYQQVCASCHSMSLISYRDLVGVAYTEEETKAMAAVVEVVDGPNDEGEMFTRPGKLSDRFPQPYPNEQAAIFANGGAYPPDLSIITKARHNGQNYVFALLTGYRDPPVGVLILDTSNARRDDDDGAESRP, from the exons ATGGCTGCGGGAAGAGCCATCCACCAGCTTTTGAGGAAGAGACCTCAATTTCAATCAACT GCCCTGTTTTTGCTTCGATCTTATGTGTGCAAGCAAGATCAAGAAAGTGTTGGATCTACTGCTGTGAAATCACTAAGAGCATTGGCATTCCTTGGAGCAGGTGTTTCTGGTATATTGAGCCTGGCTACTTTGGCATCTGCTGATGAAGCTGAGCATGGCCTACCATGTCCAATCTATCCTTGGCCTCACAAAGGCATTCTTAGTTCCTATGACCACGCATC AATTCGGCGCGGTCACCAAGTTTACCAACAAGTTTGTGCTTCTTGCCATTCAATGTCTCTGATTTCATATCGAGATCTTGTTGGTGTAGCATACACTGAAGAGGAGACAAAGGCTATGGCAGCTGTGGTTGAGGTGGTTGATGGGCCAAATGATGAAGGTGAAATGTTCACACGTCCTGGTAAATTAAGCGATCGTTTCCCTCAGCcatatccaaatgaacaagcagCAATATTTGCCAATGGAGGAGCATATCCTCCAGACTTGAGCATTATCACTAAG GCACGACACAATGGCCAAAACTATGTTTTTGCCCTACTCACAGGATATCGTGATCCTCCTGTAGGTGTTTTG attcttGATACTTCAAatgctcgtagagatgatgatgatggagctgaatcccGTCCCTGA
- the LOC113461592 gene encoding cytochrome c1-1, heme protein, mitochondrial-like isoform X1, producing MAAGRAIHQLLRKRPQFQSTVSIPSASPFPSSTQALFLLRSYVCKQDQESVGSTAVKSLRALAFLGAGVSGILSLATLASADEAEHGLPCPIYPWPHKGILSSYDHASIRRGHQVYQQVCASCHSMSLISYRDLVGVAYTEEETKAMAAVVEVVDGPNDEGEMFTRPGKLSDRFPQPYPNEQAAIFANGGAYPPDLSIITKARHNGQNYVFALLTGYRDPPVGVLILDTSNARRDDDDGAESRP from the exons ATGGCTGCGGGAAGAGCCATCCACCAGCTTTTGAGGAAGAGACCTCAATTTCAATCAACTGTAAGCATCCCATCTGCCTCCCCATTCCCTTCCTCCACCCAG GCCCTGTTTTTGCTTCGATCTTATGTGTGCAAGCAAGATCAAGAAAGTGTTGGATCTACTGCTGTGAAATCACTAAGAGCATTGGCATTCCTTGGAGCAGGTGTTTCTGGTATATTGAGCCTGGCTACTTTGGCATCTGCTGATGAAGCTGAGCATGGCCTACCATGTCCAATCTATCCTTGGCCTCACAAAGGCATTCTTAGTTCCTATGACCACGCATC AATTCGGCGCGGTCACCAAGTTTACCAACAAGTTTGTGCTTCTTGCCATTCAATGTCTCTGATTTCATATCGAGATCTTGTTGGTGTAGCATACACTGAAGAGGAGACAAAGGCTATGGCAGCTGTGGTTGAGGTGGTTGATGGGCCAAATGATGAAGGTGAAATGTTCACACGTCCTGGTAAATTAAGCGATCGTTTCCCTCAGCcatatccaaatgaacaagcagCAATATTTGCCAATGGAGGAGCATATCCTCCAGACTTGAGCATTATCACTAAG GCACGACACAATGGCCAAAACTATGTTTTTGCCCTACTCACAGGATATCGTGATCCTCCTGTAGGTGTTTTG attcttGATACTTCAAatgctcgtagagatgatgatgatggagctgaatcccGTCCCTGA